Within the Streptomyces vilmorinianum genome, the region GGGCCAGCAGCTTCACCCCCATCTGGGCGGCGCGGGCCGGCTGCACGTAGGGGTCGTACGCGACGATCTTCATGCCGAAGGCGGACATGCGCTGGGCGACCAGGACGCCGATACGGCCGAGGCCGACGACGCCGAGGGTCTTCTCGCTCAGCTCGACGCCCGTGTACTTGGAGCGCTTCCACTCGCCGTTCTTCAGCGCGGTGTTGGCCTGCGGGATGTTGCGCGCGGTGGCGACGAGCAGACCGCACGCGAGCTCGGCGGCGGTGACGATGTTGGAGGTCGGGGCGTTGACGACCATCACGCCGGCCTTGGTGGCGGCGGAGACGTCGACGTTGTCCAGACCGACACCGGCGCGGGCGACGACCCGCAGCTTGTTCGCGGCGGCGATGGCCTCCGCGTCGACCTTGGTCGCGGAGCGGACCAGGATCGCGTCCACGTCGGCGATGGCGGGGAGCAGCTCGGCGCGGTCGGCGCCGTTGCAGTGCCGGATCTCGAAGTCCGGGCCCAGGGCGTCGACGGTGGCGGGCGACAGCTCTTCAGCGATGAGTACGACGGGTTTCGAGCTCACGTGAGTCCTCACAGATCCAGTGCGGACGGCCGTCCCGACGGCCGCAGGCGGTGGAGGGGGCTTGCCGCGTGAAAGCGCACGACGCTGTGGGCCTGAACGCGAATGTTGTTGAGCAGTGTAGTGCGGCAGGGGCGCACATCATGCGCCTCGTTGGAAGGATCACCCGTCCGTGGTTGGACGGGGTGTCCAACGGTGTGGGAGAGGGCCGGACACTGTGTCCGGCCCTCTCCCGGAAGGCTTACGCCTCCTCGTCGTTCACCCAGCTCATGAGCTTGCGCAGCTCCTTGCCGGTGGTCTCCAGGAGGTGCTTCTCGTCCTGGGTCTTGTACTCGTTGTACTTCTTCAGGCCGCCGTGGTACTCGTCCATCCAGTTCTTGGCGAAGGTGCCGTCCTGGATCTCCGTGAGGACCTTCTTCATCTCGGCCTTGGTGGCGTCGGTGATGATCCGCGGGCCGGTGACGTAGTCGCCCCACTCGGCGGTCTCGGAGACCGACCAGCGCATCTTCTCCAGGCCGCCCTCGTACATGAGGTCGACGATGAGCTTCAGCTCGTGCAGGCACTCGAAGTAGGCGATCTCCGGCTGGTAGCCGGCCTCGACCAGGGTCTCGAAGCCCGCCTTCACCAGCGCCGAGGCGCCACCGCACAGGACGGCCTGCTCACCGAACAGGTCGGTCTCGGTCTCCTCGGTGAAGGTCGTCTTGATGACGCCGGCGCGGGTGCCACCGATGGCCTTGGCGTACGACAGGGCCAGCGCGAAGGCGTTGCCGGTCGCGTCCTGCTCGACAGCGGCGATCGCGGGGACGCCGCGGCCCTCCTCGTACTGGCGGCGGACCAGGTGGCCCGGGCCCTTCGGGGCGACGAGCGCGACGTCGACGCCGGCCGGGGGCTTGATGAAGCCGAAGCGGACGTTGAAGCCGTGGGCGAAGAAGAGGGCGTCGCCGTCCTTCAGGTGCGGGGCGATGGACGCCTCGTAGACCTGGGCCTGGATCGGGTCCGGGATCAGGATCATGATGACGTCGGCCTCGGCGGCGGCCTCGGCGGGCGTCACCACGCGCAGGCCCTGCTCCTCGGCCTTCGCCTTGGACTTGGAGCCCTCGTGCAGACCGACGCGGACGTCGACACCCGAGTCACGGAGCGACAGCGCGTGGGCGTGGCCCTGGCTGCCGTAACCGATCACCGCGACCTTGCGGCCCTGGATGATGGACAGGTCGGCGTCGTCGTCGTAGAACAGCTCGGCCACTGGGAATCTCCTTGATGTGCTGGTGTTGCGTCCCACCGTACGGCGGGGAGCGGGAGGGAAGTTTTCGGGTCTCGCCAGGCGGACCGCCGGACGGACCGGCGGTCACACCTGGTTGACGTCAGGCGCTGCGGTCGAGGGCCCGCAGGGACCGGTCCGTGATGGACCGGGAACCACGCCCT harbors:
- the ilvC gene encoding ketol-acid reductoisomerase, whose product is MAELFYDDDADLSIIQGRKVAVIGYGSQGHAHALSLRDSGVDVRVGLHEGSKSKAKAEEQGLRVVTPAEAAAEADVIMILIPDPIQAQVYEASIAPHLKDGDALFFAHGFNVRFGFIKPPAGVDVALVAPKGPGHLVRRQYEEGRGVPAIAAVEQDATGNAFALALSYAKAIGGTRAGVIKTTFTEETETDLFGEQAVLCGGASALVKAGFETLVEAGYQPEIAYFECLHELKLIVDLMYEGGLEKMRWSVSETAEWGDYVTGPRIITDATKAEMKKVLTEIQDGTFAKNWMDEYHGGLKKYNEYKTQDEKHLLETTGKELRKLMSWVNDEEA